A genome region from uncultured Fibrobacter sp. includes the following:
- a CDS encoding HD domain-containing phosphohydrolase has protein sequence MDRTRAKILVIDDTKTNIEVLEGILSNDYDVFVALDGKKGLLLAEKVKPDLILLDVMMPEMDGYETLRKMNEKELVENTPVIFLTAKADSKSEQQGLDLGAVDYITKPFHPNLVQLRIKNQLEFKHQRDHLQDLVEEKTLDLRKTLKVMLTSLGALAEYRDPETGAHIKRTQVLVQMLAEKLRNHPRFKDAIPNNEYIDYYATAAPLHDIGKVGIPDEILRKPARLNEEEWAVMSTHAQMGYDVLVNATHELKDHPLVRISAEIILNHHERFDGHGYPNGLKGDNIPVGARLMSVADVYDALVSKRPYKEAYPHEVAVQEILEGKGTQFDPDVVDAFMELESQLPALYERFKES, from the coding sequence ATGGATAGAACGCGCGCAAAAATTTTAGTAATTGACGACACGAAAACGAACATAGAGGTTCTCGAAGGCATATTGTCTAATGATTATGATGTCTTTGTTGCATTGGATGGAAAAAAGGGGCTTTTGCTCGCTGAAAAGGTAAAGCCCGACCTGATTCTTCTGGATGTGATGATGCCTGAAATGGATGGCTACGAAACGCTCCGGAAGATGAATGAAAAGGAATTAGTAGAAAATACTCCGGTTATATTCTTGACGGCCAAGGCCGATAGCAAGAGTGAACAGCAGGGCCTCGATTTAGGGGCGGTAGACTATATTACTAAGCCGTTCCACCCGAATTTGGTGCAGCTGCGTATCAAAAATCAGCTGGAATTCAAGCATCAGCGTGATCATTTGCAGGATTTGGTCGAAGAAAAGACCCTGGACCTCCGCAAAACCCTGAAAGTGATGCTTACGAGTCTGGGTGCCCTGGCGGAATACCGCGACCCGGAAACCGGCGCACACATCAAGCGTACCCAGGTCTTGGTGCAGATGCTTGCCGAAAAATTGCGCAACCATCCGCGTTTTAAGGATGCTATCCCCAATAATGAATATATAGATTACTATGCGACGGCCGCCCCCTTGCATGACATTGGCAAGGTGGGGATTCCCGACGAAATTTTGCGTAAGCCCGCCCGCCTGAACGAAGAGGAATGGGCCGTAATGAGCACGCATGCCCAGATGGGTTACGATGTGCTGGTGAATGCCACGCATGAACTCAAGGACCACCCGCTGGTGCGAATTTCTGCCGAAATCATCTTGAATCACCATGAAAGGTTCGATGGTCACGGGTATCCGAATGGCCTCAAGGGCGACAACATTCCTGTCGGGGCACGCCTTATGTCCGTGGCCGACGTCTACGATGCCCTGGTCTCGAAACGCCCGTACAAAGAGGCTTATCCTCACGAAGTGGCCGTCCAGGAAATTCTGGAAGGTAAGGGCACCCAGTTTGACCCGGATGTTGTCGATGCCTTTATGGAACTTGAATCGCAGCTCCCTGCTCTTTATGAGCGCTTTAAGGAGTCCTAA